In the genome of Xenopus tropicalis strain Nigerian chromosome 10, UCB_Xtro_10.0, whole genome shotgun sequence, the window ttattgggggcagaacagccctattgggtttacttaatgtttaaatgatttttcagtagacttaaggtatggagatacaaataatagaaaaaccCCAGTCTCAATGCTTGAgaccaggtcccaagtattctggataacaggtcccatacctgtacagcttaTGAGCCAATGTCAGATCCTTTGAGCCAACTTGCACACGTTAATTGCATCATGCAAATATGTTCTATAATAAGTCATTAATGCTATTAGCTTTCTGGTAAACACTAACTATATGTTTCAGTCCTGAACTTCCCTGTACTCCACCCAGCAAGTGACCTGGTGCAGCAGATTCCGTGGGATGAAAATAACCAGCCGTGCAGTACTGTTACTCTAAGAAATAAACTGTAAATCCTTATAAATATCATACATCCTAATTAATATTGAAAGCCACACCCACAGAATATTGCATATAAAGAAATCACCCTCATCAAAGCAACTGGTTTCTAGAACTAAAACACCGTTCCTTCCCAGTACATCTTCCCAGAATGTTTGCTTCCTACCTGATGTACTGCGACATGTGCAAATTAAGGGGCTGGCCGTGTAAAGGTTGTAGGTCTTTCATAAGTGGTTTAGACAGTGGAGGCTTTGGGGGTGGCTTTGATGGTGGCTTTGGTGGAGGCTCTGGGGGAGGCTTTGGTGGAGGTGCAAAGGCTGCCTATGAAGTTACTGGTACAAGAGGACAATATGGCGGCAGCGTCTTTGGGAACAAAAAGGAGACCATGCAGAACCTTAATGATCGTCTGGCCAACTACCTGGACAAAGTGAATGCACTGGAGGCGGCAAACGCTGAACTGGAACGGAAGATTAAAGAATGGTATGACAAGCAGCCCACTACCAGTGATGGAGGAAAGGACTACAGCAAATATTACTCATTAATCGATGAACTAAATCTGAAGGTAAGTTGGAAGAAGGTAGTGGCGTAATGACATTTCTTAGGAATGATAATTTGAAAGGGTGATGTCTGGGTGACAATTATGATCAACTTATGAGGTAATGGTGCATAAACATCAAGAACTACTGCACTACGTTTGGTGACCTAAATTCTATGGGACGAGAGCACTGGTATCAAAGGAAGCATATTAAATGCACATGGATCAAACTGTATACAACTTGACCACCATAGAAACATCTACTAGTAAACCATTTTGTGGCAACCAATGACCTACCTAATATGAGAAAGCTTTTTATTCCACAGTTTTTTAGAGAGCAATACATTATACATTTGATCCCTGTCTCTGGTTTTGTATTAAACCATGCTTTAGTACTCTATTTGCCATGTATATGTATGCCCTATAGCTGGTCTTTGATGGTCAACtaaagtcttaaggtccccatacacgggtcgattctagctgccgatatcagtcccttagaccaattcggcagcttatcggcccgtctatgggcactaccgacgggcctgcccgaccgatatctggcctgaaatcgtccagatctcaatcagacaggttaaaaaatctagtcgaatcggggaccccattggctcgttgatgcggtccccggaccgacttttcttGTACCCTGGgttcaaatgatcgaattagcctggattctcccaatatcgcccacccataggtggggatatcgggagaagatccacttgcttggcaacatcaccaagtgtgcggatctgaaggtgtatggggacttttGGTATAACTTTCCCCCATAATAAGGCACAAAGCTGGTCTACGGTTTCAATCACTGACCTGCACTGGGCATTAAATACCCAGAACCTCTAGAATCCTAGCCCACCCCTCTAGATAATGAACAGAGCAAGAATAGGACCATCATGCTGAGTGCTGCAGGGATTAATTCTGGCCCCAGGCAAATTCTAGGGGGGTGGCTATAGAGTAGATGAGTGTTGGAAGAGATAAGTTTTCTTTAAATGACCTTGTATTTATTTGGGAAAGTCGACCATCTTTATGAAAACATCCTCTAGAAAGGGGCCTATAATAGAAAGAGTTAATTTTTAACATGTTTAACAGGAGGTTATGGAATAAGAAAATGGACAGGGGGTTCAGAATAGTGGATCTGCTGTGTGATAGGCCCCCTTGCCCAGACCTTTACCACCGTTGATGTTGGCAGCAAGTCGACAGAGGGTAACATATATTTTGTGGTCTGCTATACAGTAAATGGATATAATGGAAGGAGTGGAGTCTACCTACTAAAGTTTAGTATCACCAGTGTAAATCTGACTTTTCCAGATCACTAATGCAACAAAAGACAATGCAGGAATCACCCTACAGGCTGACAATGCCAGGCTGGCTGCTGATGACTTCAACAACAAGTGAGTTTATTCCTTACGTGAGTCTGTTTCTACCAAGTCACAGGGAATCCTCCAcccaaaaaaatgtcattgttagagaattatgttttcttttatgactatgaagattttcattcgtccaggtcatggtatatctagtataaataaatctaaagcgactggacttgtttggtaatcattgaagacgtttcactactcatccgagcagcttcttcagttcaactggctggtatgggaagccctcagcatatacgCTAAATACATATgctacaattagtgatgggcaaaatgtttcgccaggcatggatttgcggcgaatttgcgcatttcgccatgggcggattgttttgtgaaatggatgaaaaaattcgccacggaaaaattcgcagcacgtccaaaaattgtcgctgtcaaaaaagaatagtcacgggcgtcaaaagaatagccgcgtgccaaaataatagccgcaggcgacaaaataaaagccgcaggtgatgaaataatagccgcgtgacaaaataatagccacaggcgaagAAATAAAAGCCACAGGCAACGAAATAAAAGCCACAGGCAacgaaataaaagccgcgggtgacgaaataatagctgcgcaacaaaataataggcgcgggcgacgaaataatagccacgcgacaaaataatagccgcaggcgacgaaataaaaGCCGCAGGCAACGGAATAAAAGCCGCAGGTGACGAATtaatagctgcacaacaaaataatagccgcgggcgactaaataatagctgcgcgacaaaataatagccgcaggtgacgaaacaatagccgtgtgacaaaataatagctgcggccaacaatttttttttgtcgcgcaacattttcgctgtttcgcgaatttttcggaacagattcgctcatcactagctacaatgctgttctaacatctgtaccccggcagtttcataactcttcacacatccattcatgcaactctaacaagtaacacctgttttgaagagttgcatgatactttggtaatcctttcaaagtaactccacagcattcacacctctgtgagtttcagatgtcccctctctgaagagttacatagtgccattgtgattggattagtggaagagtatatatgctgaggacttcccataccagtcagttgaactgaagaagctgctcggatgagtagtgaaacgtcttcaatgattacctaacaagtatgttttcttttaattcttCTTCCATGTTTTTTGCATGGACCGCCCCTTTATGGCTCAACAACGTGAACGTCTGTCTTTCCCGTGATATAAAAGGCAGACGTTGCATGTTCCTAATTGTACAATTGAAGTGCGATCAGAATTATATACACAGAATCGCATTGTTCTTATTTTGCCAGGTATGAGAATGAGCGTGCCCTCTACCAGATGATGGACAACGATATCAATGGTCTACGTAGGGTCGTGGATGATTTTACCCTTTCGAAGTTTGACCTGGAATCCCAGTTTGAGGGTCTTTTTGAGGAAATGGTGTTTATCAAGAAGAAGCACGATGATGTAAGCTTTTACTATTAATGACAGgagatttattttttgttgcccatgcccACAACACTTGTATTTGCACATACTTTCTGAAACCAATGGGAAGGTTCAAAAAAGGTTTAAAATACTCTCAATTTCTGAGTCCTACCCTTGAGTCCCTACAGTCTGACTGGTGGCACCTGGTGAACTACCCACACTTCAACTGGAGCATAAATCTCTTCTTTCTCATACATTTTTAGAGTGTGTCAGGAGCAACCTATCTAAATAACTCTTccctagggatccccaaccagtggctcaggctgttgctcccagtggcctcaaagtaggagccatttttagATTTCTGGCTTGGccacaagttttggaagcccagagatacagttttaccccatgcagagcctcctgtaggccacatggggctaccaaatagccaatcacaggccttatttgggCCCCCTCCATGCTAGTGTGGCCCACCAACATTTTTGCATCccagtgtggctcacgagtaataaaggttggggatccctgccctagggtATCAGGTTTACCTTAGGGTCAACCCCTGGCTTTTCATTATTGAGGCCTCCTGTCTAAGGAGCATGCAACCTTTTCATGAAGTGGAATTAAAAGAGAAATAAGCATGTGTTTCCTTCCTTTTAGTAGACTAAGAAACAGGAATTTCCCATACTGCCCCTGTGCCCAATGGGAACACTTCCTTTCCACTGAGCATAGGTTATACTTCCTCACAGTAGGGATAGTTCACTCCTTCACATTCATTCAATATATTAGGAAATACAGGTGtgggtccattatctggaaacccagaatGCGCTGCattatgggagggccatctctcctagactccattttaataaaaaaataaaagttttacttaagatataattaccccttattggggcagaacagccctattgggtttatttaatggttaaatgatttccttttctctgtaataataaaacagtacctgtacttgatcccaactaagatataattaccccttattggggcagaacagccctattgggtttatttcatggttaaatgattcccttttctctgtaataataaaacagtacctgtacttgatcccaactaagatataattaccccttattgggggcagaacagccctattgggtttatttcatggttaaatgattcccttttctctgtaataaaaaaacagtacctgtacttgatcccaactaagatataattacccctttttggggcagaacagccctattgggtttatttcatggttaaatgattcccttttctctgtaataataaaacagtacctgtacttgatcccaactaagatataattaccccttattgggggcagaacagccctattgggtttatttaatggttaaatgattcccttttctctgtaataataaaacagtacctgtacttgatcccaactaagatataattaccccttattggggcagaacagccctattgggtttatttaatggttaaatgattcccttttctctgtaataataaaacagtacctgtacttgatcccaactaagatataattagcccttattgggggcagaacaatcctaacAGGTTAGTTAGgttagtatctatctatctatctatctatctatttatctatgtgATTCTGTATTTTCTTTATAGGAGATCAAGGGTACCCAAAACACTAAACTTAGCCAAGTTAGTGTGGAAATGAAAGCCCAGCCTGGTACTGACCTGACCAAGATACTGAATGACATGAGAGCTCAGCACGAAGCACTGGCTGAGAAGAATCGCAGGGAAGCTGAAGATCTTTACAATACAATGGCGAGAAATATTTATGATGCAATTACACTAGAGCCACAAACCCTAGTCCTTCTAATTAAATACACAATACAAACCAAGTCTCAGCCAAGACCCAgctaaaaactagggatgcaccgaacccacttttttgggtttggcgaacccctgaacccacctagcaggattcggccgaatcccgaaccgaatccctACTGAAAACAAAGGCCAATGGGTCCTCACATGGCACCATACTTTGCCAAATTTGACATTTTGGTGTGAATTTGTTGCAAAAATTGTTATTTCATCACCACTGGAAACCAGAAAATGGGAAAACAGAATTCCATTTTAAAAAGTCCACGACTGTTGCGATGAAATGTTTTTGATCCTAAAAGCTGCCGATGCTGTATCATAAGGTTACCATATTCCCAAAGGGAAATCCAGCAACAAAAAGCGCACTGTAGGAAATGTGTATATGCCaatttttggccactcccccattgccGTATACCCAatcaacatcacagccacatattAAAATCCtaatatatttccctagaaaagctccaaaataatttGATACATATTCCTTCCTTCGGCAACAGAAAA includes:
- the krt54 gene encoding keratin-3, type I cytoskeletal 51 kDa — encoded protein: MFASYLMYCDMCKLRGWPCKGCRSFISGLDSGGFGGGFDGGFGGGSGGGFGGGAKAAYEVTGTRGQYGGSVFGNKKETMQNLNDRLANYLDKVNALEAANAELERKIKEWYDKQPTTSDGGKDYSKYYSLIDELNLKITNATKDNAGITLQADNARLAADDFNNKYENERALYQMMDNDINGLRRVVDDFTLSKFDLESQFEGLFEEMVFIKKKHDDEIKGTQNTKLSQVSVEMKAQPGTDLTKILNDMRAQHEALAEKNRREAEDLYNTMTAELRQQISAGAGQMQASKTEISERKRTLQALETDLHSKLSMKQSLELMLAETEGIYCMKLSRIQVTISSIEEHLAQLKADSESQHSQYQQLLGIKTRLEQEIETYRRLLDGEGSKQTRDQGQGRGSGSERNSSVDKDVAGLGSIDSGGGRTIRIKKTVENILDGKVVSMEEGVQKL